A stretch of DNA from Rhodothermales bacterium:
GTTGCCGTATCCCCAGCTCCATTGAATGCCTGAACGGTAATCATGCCCAGCGCCCAGACCGGATAAGACAGCGCCATGATCCACAAACTGCGGGCGCCGATGCGCAGCACCTCCGGATCACTGGTGAACGCCCGCATGATGGGCTCATTGAATATGATGATCGCGAGCCCCAGAAGGGTCAGGAAGACCGCATCGACCGCGACACAGATCCACACACTGCGTTCGGCCCGGTCCGGCTTGAGCGCACCCAGGTTCTGTCCGACCATCGTGGCCGCCGCATTCGCGACGCCCCATGACGGCAGGAGCGCGAAAATGATCACACGGATGGCGATGGTATAGCCCGCCAGCGCCTCGCTGCCGAACTCGGCCATGATGCGCATGAGCCCCATCCAGGACGCGGTGCCCACCAGATACTGAAGCATGCCCGGTCCCGATATGCGCAGCAGTCGGGCGATGAGCGACCAGTCGATCCGGAAATGGTGCCAGCGCACCTTCACGTTCCCGGCACCCCGGAACAGCACCATCAGCTGGTAGGCGACACCGATGCCACGACCGATCGCGGTGGCCACGGCCGCTCCCGTGGCACCCATGGCCGGCACCGGTCCCCAGCCGAAGATGAAGATCGGGTCGAGCACAATGTTGAGAATGTTCGCCAGCCAGAGCGCCCGCATTGCTGCCGCGGCATCGCCGGCTCCCCGGAACACCGAGTTGATCAGGAAGAGCAGCAGGATGGTGATGTTCGAACCGAAGAGCACCGCCGTGTAGCCGGTGCCGACTTCGATCACGGCCGACGAGGCGCCCATCAAACGCAGGATGTCGGGTGCCCAGAACCAACCGGCCAGCCCGATTGGAATCGCCACCGCCACACAGGAGAGAATGGCCTGGGCTGCGGTTCGCGAGGCCGCCTCGTAGTCCTTCTCCCCAACGCGGCGCGCCACCATGGCCGCAGCGGCCATCGCCAGTCCAAGCCCTATGGCGAATACGAGAATGATGGTGGACGCAGACAGACCGACCGCCGCCACCGCATCGGGGCCCAGTTTGCCCACGAAATAGATGTCGACCACCTCGAACACCGACTGCATGAGCATTTCGAGAACCATCGGGATGGCCAGCACCAGGATGGCGCGACCGATACTGCCGGTGGTGTAGTCCCTTCGGCTTCCGCGGATGGAATCGCGGATGTCGGACCAGATGGACGGCTCCCGTTCGGGTGCAGATATGATTTCAGACATTGAGCAGGCGGGGAAAGGGGAGCAAAACAGACCGCTCGACCCTTTCGGGGAGCGCAATCAGCCGACGGTGTCCGTCGTTACCTGACGCGTCTTCATGATGCCTGACCGCTGAAATTCGAGTGCTTCGGGCGATGCGGCGTGTGCTACAGGGACGGCCGCATACAGAGGGGATACAGCGCGAGTCTACGGAGCACCCAAGCCGGGTTGCAAAAAGGGTGTGCACTGCAATGCGACAAGTGGGCCAGAAAGGCCCTAAAATCAGCGTTTACGGCCCATTAGAGCCGGTTCTCTTTATGCGATCTTTTCTTGCCGGGGCATAGAGGGGTGCCTAGTTTCGGTTCTGTCTCGCGGTCTGTCGGCGCCACCCTGGGCCCCCCGGTCGCGCCGCTTCTTGCCTGTCATCCTCCAATCATTTCATGATCGGGCCGATCCTCTTTTTCGTGTTCGCCATTACGGCGATCGTCGGCGCACTGGGCATGCTCATCTCGCGAAACCCGGTTTCGAGCGCACTCTGGCTGATTCTGACGCTCTTCTGCATTGCCGGGCTGTACCTCACCCTGAACGCCACGTTCATTTCTGTGGTGCAGGTGCTGGTCTACGCGGGTGCCATCATGGTGCTCTTCCTGTTCGTCATCATGCTGCTCAACCTGGCCGAGCTGCCGCGCGTGCGTGATGTCGACTGGCGCCGGACCCTCGGGTTCATAGCGGGTGTCGGCCTTGCGGGCATGCTGCTTTTTGGCATCACCGCCGGCCTCGACGCCCTTCCCCAGCCAGCCAGTGTGGAAGCGGCGGCAGCCGCAGGCTCCGCGCTGAACCTGGCCAAGGTGCTTTTCACCCAGTACGCGCTGCTATTGGAGGTCATCGGCATACTGCTGCTGGTTGCCACCATCGGTGCCGTGATGCTGGCCAAACGACGCTTCGAATAAGCAGGAGCTCATGGAACTCGCCGTCAACTGGTATCTCTCCCTCAGCGCCGTGCTGTTTCTCATCGGCGTGCTGGGCGTGCTCTTCCGGCGAAACGTCATCGTCATTCTGATGTCGATCGAGCTGATGCTCAACGCCGTCAACCTGACGCTGGTCACGTTCGCCCAGTCCATGGGTGACGCCGCCGGGCAGATTCTGGTCTTCTTTGTGATGTCCGTCGCCGCCGCCGAGGCCGCCATCGGACTCGCCATCGTCATCGCGATCTTCCGCAACAAGCTGACGGTGGACGTGACCCAGATCAACCTCTTCCGCTACTAGACCCCATGGATCTGGATCTTGCAGTCCGGTTGATGGTCCTGCTGCCGCTAGTCGGCGCGGTACTCAACGGGCTTCTCCCTCTGTTCGTCCCGAGCCTGCGGAAGAATGAGACGCTGATCGCCGTCATCGGCACGGCCGCCGTGGCCATCCCGTTTGTGGTGGCGCTCACGCTGTTCATTCCCATGCTCGGCGGGCACGCCGAGGCCGGCGTCTCCACGCTGTTCACCTGGTTGGCCGCGGGCGACTTCTCGGTAGACTTCGCCTACCGAATCGATCAACTGTCCATTCTGATGACGCTCATCGTCACCGGAGTCGGCAGTCTGATCCACCTGTACTCGGCCGGGTACATGCATGACGATCCCGGCTACTGGCGGTTTTTCGCCTATCTGAACCTGTTCATCTTCGCGATGCTGAACCTGGTTCTGGGCGACAACCTGCTGGTGCTGTTCCTGGGCTGGGAAGG
This window harbors:
- a CDS encoding MATE family efflux transporter translates to MSEIISAPEREPSIWSDIRDSIRGSRRDYTTGSIGRAILVLAIPMVLEMLMQSVFEVVDIYFVGKLGPDAVAAVGLSASTIILVFAIGLGLAMAAAAMVARRVGEKDYEAASRTAAQAILSCVAVAIPIGLAGWFWAPDILRLMGASSAVIEVGTGYTAVLFGSNITILLLFLINSVFRGAGDAAAAMRALWLANILNIVLDPIFIFGWGPVPAMGATGAAVATAIGRGIGVAYQLMVLFRGAGNVKVRWHHFRIDWSLIARLLRISGPGMLQYLVGTASWMGLMRIMAEFGSEALAGYTIAIRVIIFALLPSWGVANAAATMVGQNLGALKPDRAERSVWICVAVDAVFLTLLGLAIIIFNEPIMRAFTSDPEVLRIGARSLWIMALSYPVWALGMITVQAFNGAGDTATPTWINLISYWIVQIPMAWIMAVPLGFGPTGVFITIGFAQVVLAIVGTIWFRAGTWKRKVV
- a CDS encoding NADH-quinone oxidoreductase subunit J; amino-acid sequence: MIGPILFFVFAITAIVGALGMLISRNPVSSALWLILTLFCIAGLYLTLNATFISVVQVLVYAGAIMVLFLFVIMLLNLAELPRVRDVDWRRTLGFIAGVGLAGMLLFGITAGLDALPQPASVEAAAAAGSALNLAKVLFTQYALLLEVIGILLLVATIGAVMLAKRRFE
- the nuoK gene encoding NADH-quinone oxidoreductase subunit NuoK gives rise to the protein MELAVNWYLSLSAVLFLIGVLGVLFRRNVIVILMSIELMLNAVNLTLVTFAQSMGDAAGQILVFFVMSVAAAEAAIGLAIVIAIFRNKLTVDVTQINLFRY